The Bradyrhizobium sp. CCBAU 051011 DNA segment CTCATCTCATCTCGGCGCTGCGCAGCGATGCCGACCACTGGCTGCCGCAGGTCAAGGGCGCCCCCATCGTCGCGGTGTCCGGCCTGATGGGCGAGGGCATCGATCGCCTGATGACCGCGATCCAGGACGCCTACGCCGTCTGGAACAAGCGTGTGCCGACGGCCGCGCTCAATCGCTGGTTCGAGCAGGCCGTCGACGCCAATCCGCCGCCGGCGGTGTCGGGCCGCCGGCTGAAGCTGAACTACATCACCCAGACCAAGGGGCGTCCGCCGAGTTTCGTGCTGTTCTGTTCGCGCGCGGATGCGGTGCCGCAATCCTACTTGCGCTATCTCACCAACAGCCTGCGCGAAGCCTTTGATCTGCCGGGCACGCCGATCCGGATCACGCTGCGCGAAAAGGCCAATCCGTTCGCCCACAAGCGCAAGCGGCCATCATGAGCGAACAGGCGTCCACCGCTGTTGCCGACGACAGGCCGCCGGTACGCAGTGGCGCGGCGGCCTTCATCTTCGTCACCATCCTGCTCGACATGCTCGCGCTCGGCCTGATCCTGCCGATCCTGCCCAAGCTAGTGGAAAGTTTCGTCGACAACGATACCGCAACCGCTGCGCGGATCTTCGGGCTGTTCGGCACCGCCTGGGCGTTGATGCAATTCCTGTTCTCGCCGATCCTCGGCGCGCTCTCGGACCGCTTCGGCCGGCGGCCGGTGGTGCTGCTGTCGAATTTCGGGCTGGCGCTGGATTATGTGCTGATGGCGCTGGCGCCGTCGCTTGTGTGGCTGTTCATCGGCCGGGTGATATCGGGCATCACCTCCGCGAGCATCTCCACGGCCTTTGCTTACATCGCCGACGTGACGCCGCCGGAGCGGCGCGCCGCGGTGTTCGGCAAGATCGGAGCGGCGTTCGGCGCCGGCTTCATTCTCGGTCCCGCCGTCGGCGGCCTGCTCGGCGGCATGGACCCGCGCCTGCCGTTCTGGATCGCGGCCGGCTTAAGCTTTGCGAACACGCTTTACGGCTGGCTGATCCTGCCCGAGTCGCTGCCGCCGGAACGGCGCGCTCCGTTTCGCTGGAAAAGCGCCAGTCCGATCGGCGCACTGCATCTGTTGCGCTCGAACCGGATTCTCGCAGGCCTGTCGCTGGCAAATTTCTTCGGGCAAGTCGCGCATGTGGTGCTGCCGTCGACGTTCGTGCTCTACGCGACCTATCGCTATGGCTGGGATACGAAGACGGTTGGCCTTACGCTGGCGTTGGTCGGCATCTGCGCCATGGTGGTGCAGGGCGCGGGCGTCGGGCCGATCGTGTCACGCCTTGGCGAGCGCCGGGCGCTGCTACTCGGGCTTGCCAGCGGCGCGCTGGGATTCTTCATCTATGGCGCGGCGCCGACCGGGCCATTGTTCTGGGTCGGCATTCCCGTAATGGCGCTGTGGGGGGTGGCGGGTGCGGCGATCCAGGCGCTGACGACGCAACTCGTTACACCGGATCAGCAAGGCCAGTTGCAGGGCGCGACCAACAGCGTCAACAGCATCGCCCAGATGGCGGGACCATTTCTGTTCACGCTGACATTTGCCTATTTTATCAGCGATCAAGCGCCGGCGAAAATGCCGGGCGCGCCGTTTCTTTTGGCGGCGGCGTTGCTGGCGCTTGCGCTGGCGATCGCGTGGCGGACGCTGAAAAGGTAGGGTGGGCAAAGCGAAGCGTGCCCACCATTCGCGACGTGCATTCGGAGCGAGATGGTGGGCACGGCGCTTGCGCGCCTTTGCCCACCCTACGCGATCTGTTACGCCGTTACTTCTTCACCAGCGGGCAATCGCTGGCTTCGAGCGGCTTGGCGGCATCCTCTGGCGAGATCATGGCGATCTGCTTGTAATAATCCCACGGTCCCTTCGACTCTTCCGGCTTCTTCACTTCGAACAGATAAGCCGGAATGAGGCGGCGGCCGTCGGCGCGCAGCGGGCCCTTGCCGAACAGCGGATCGTCGGTCGGTAGCTCCTTCATCTTGGCGACGACCTTGGCGCCGTCACGCGGATTGCTGCCGAGCGCGTCCATCGCCTTCAGGTAATGCAGGATCTCCGCATAGAGGCCGGCGACGGTCATCGAGGGCATCGCGCCCTTCGGCGAGAGCTTCTGGAAGCGCTTCGACCATTCGCGGGTGTTGTCGTTGAGATCCCAGTAGAAGGATTCCGTAAACGTCAGGCCTTGCGCGGTCTTCAGGCCGAGCGCATGCACGTCGTTGATGAAGAGCAGCAGTGCGGCGAGTTTCTGACCACCCTGGACGATGCCGAACTCGGCCGCCTGCTTGATCGAGTTGGTGGTATCGCCGCCGGCATTGGCAAGGCCGATGACCTTGGCCTTCGAGGACTGCGCCTGCAGCAGGAAGGAGGAGAAGTCGGAGGTGTTGAGCGGATGTCTGACGGTGCCCAAAACCTTGCCGCCGGTCTGGGTGACCACGTTGCCGGTGTCGCGCTCCAGCGCATGGCCGAAGGCGTAGTCGGCGGTGAGGAAGAACCAGGTGTCGCCGCCGGCCTTGGTCAGCGCCTTGCCGGTGCCGTTGGCGAGCATGTAGGTGTCGTAGGTGAAAGAGATGGTGTTGGGATTGCAGGCCTTGCCTGTGAGGTCGGCGGTGGCGGCGCCCGAGTTGAGCAGCACCGAGTTCTTTTCCTTCACCAGATTGCTCACGGCGAGCGCAACGCCGGAGTTCGGCGTATCCGCGACCGCGTCCACCTTGTCGGCGTCGATCCACTGCCGCGCGATGTTGACGCCGATATCGGGCTTGTTCTGATGGTCACCGCTGACGACATCGATCTTCCAGCCCTTCTTCAACAGGCCGGAATCCTCGACCGCCATCTTGACCGCAACCACCGAATTGGGGCCGCCGATGTCGGCATAGAGGCTCGACATGTCGTTGAGCACGCCGATCTTGACGGTCTTGTCCTGGGCCAGTGCTGGCGTTGCGAGGGTAAGGGCGGCAAGCGCCACGGAGGCGGCGAAGCGCCGCGCAGTTCTAGTCGTCATGATACTCCTCCTCCAGAAATGGTTGTTCGCCGGCTCTCTTCTCGGAACCTGCCAGCGCTTTTGCGATAGTCCTTCTCGAAAGCGCGGGCAATGCATCTATCGTAGCGCGTCCGAGGTCAGCTTGAACTTCTGGATCCGCTTTCCGGTGTCGACCTCGGCTGTATAGACATTGCCCTTGGCATCCACGGCCATGGCGTGAACCCAGTGGAACTGCCCGGCATTGCGGCCGCTGCGGCCAAAACTGCCGACTACGGTACCATCATCCCGTTTGAGCACCCGGATTTCATTATTCTCGCCGTCGGCGCTCAGCAGATAGGTCTGCTTCGGGTCGGGCCAGATCGCGATATCCCACACGGCGCCGTTGCCGCGCGTGTTCTTTTCGTAAAACCATTCCTTAACGAAGGTTCCATCTTTCCTGAAAACCTGGATACGGTTGTTCATGCGATCGCAGACATAGAGCAACCCGTCATTGGCGAGCTTCACGCAATGCACGGGGTTGGCGAATTGCTGCGGGGCCGGTCCATTGGGATCGTAGGGCGGCTGTTTTTCATCGCTCGGCGGTTTGCCGTAGGCGCCCCAGTGCCGCTTGTAGGCACCGGTGGTGGCGTCGAACACGATGACGCGGCGGTTGCCGTAACCGTCCGCGACGAAGATTTCGTTGGCGTCCTTGTCGACCGCGGTCTCGGCGGGCTTGCCAAGCTGCGTCGTGTCGCCAGAACCCTTGCTCGGTGCGATCTTGCCGATCTGCATCACGAACTTGCCGTCGAGCGTGAATTTCAGGATCGCATTGTCATTGTCGGCATTGCCGCCGATCCACACGAAACCTTTCTCGTCC contains these protein-coding regions:
- a CDS encoding TCR/Tet family MFS transporter; amino-acid sequence: MSEQASTAVADDRPPVRSGAAAFIFVTILLDMLALGLILPILPKLVESFVDNDTATAARIFGLFGTAWALMQFLFSPILGALSDRFGRRPVVLLSNFGLALDYVLMALAPSLVWLFIGRVISGITSASISTAFAYIADVTPPERRAAVFGKIGAAFGAGFILGPAVGGLLGGMDPRLPFWIAAGLSFANTLYGWLILPESLPPERRAPFRWKSASPIGALHLLRSNRILAGLSLANFFGQVAHVVLPSTFVLYATYRYGWDTKTVGLTLALVGICAMVVQGAGVGPIVSRLGERRALLLGLASGALGFFIYGAAPTGPLFWVGIPVMALWGVAGAAIQALTTQLVTPDQQGQLQGATNSVNSIAQMAGPFLFTLTFAYFISDQAPAKMPGAPFLLAAALLALALAIAWRTLKR
- a CDS encoding ABC transporter substrate-binding protein, with product MTTRTARRFAASVALAALTLATPALAQDKTVKIGVLNDMSSLYADIGGPNSVVAVKMAVEDSGLLKKGWKIDVVSGDHQNKPDIGVNIARQWIDADKVDAVADTPNSGVALAVSNLVKEKNSVLLNSGAATADLTGKACNPNTISFTYDTYMLANGTGKALTKAGGDTWFFLTADYAFGHALERDTGNVVTQTGGKVLGTVRHPLNTSDFSSFLLQAQSSKAKVIGLANAGGDTTNSIKQAAEFGIVQGGQKLAALLLFINDVHALGLKTAQGLTFTESFYWDLNDNTREWSKRFQKLSPKGAMPSMTVAGLYAEILHYLKAMDALGSNPRDGAKVVAKMKELPTDDPLFGKGPLRADGRRLIPAYLFEVKKPEESKGPWDYYKQIAMISPEDAAKPLEASDCPLVKK